The Brassica oleracea var. oleracea cultivar TO1000 chromosome C6, BOL, whole genome shotgun sequence genome includes a region encoding these proteins:
- the LOC106299119 gene encoding triacylglycerol lipase SDP1L has product MDISNEASVDPFSIGPTGIIGRTIAFRVLLCKSTTTLRHKLFRFLVCFYGGARAFLSPCVSWLHPRNPQGILAMVTTMAFMLNRYTRLKAKAEMAYRRKFWRNMMTAALTHEEWSHAAKMLDKETPKMNETDLFDVELVRNKLEELRHRRHENSLRDIIFCMRADLVRNLGNMCNPELHKGRLQVPKLIKEYIDEVSTQLRMVCDTDTEELSLEEKLSFMHETRHAFGRTALLLSGGASLGAFHLGVVKTLVEHKLLPRIIAGSSVGSVMCAVVGTRSWPELQSFFEGSWHALQFFDQMGGIFTIAKRVMTQGAVHEIRHLQWKLRNLTNNLTFQEAYDMTGRILGITVCSPRKHEPPRCLNYLTSPHVVIWSAVTASCAFPGLFEAQELMAKDRTGEIVPYHPIFNPEETSGASVRRWRDGSLEMDLPMIQLKELFNVNHFIVSQANPHIAPFLRMKEFVRACGGRFAAKLAQLMEMEVKHRCNQVLELGLPLREVAKLFAQEWEGDVTIVMPATIAQYLKIIQNPSNVEIQKAANQGRRCTWEKLAVIKANFGIELALDECVAVLNHMRRIKRTARRAAAAASTSVSVSSSSQHPLPVGPTRFSASRRIPSWNCIARENSAGSVDDDVLAEAALLYQQLVVHRGGNCNSSHDGDSPEAGDWTRSGGPLERTTSAQMFMDYVQNLDGADPGVDLNGDASSRSITVAEGDYLQTGRTHNGFVLNLVRGESLRRNNQDVEDRQNVDEAPECVQLDSPEKDIHRGSSASEEGDAEVESETVVDTNLSHHE; this is encoded by the exons ATGGATATAAGCAACGAGGCAAGCGTGGATCCGTTCTCAATAGGACCCACGGGTATCATCGGAAGAACAATAGCCTTTCGTGTCCTGCTCTGCAAATCAACGACTACGCTCAGACACAAACTGTTCAGATTCCTCGTGTGTTTCTACGGAGGAGCTAGAGCTTTTCTATCACCGTGTGTGTCCTGGCTACACCCGAGGAACCCACAAGGGATATTGGCTATGGTGACGACGATGGCCTTTATGTTGAACCGCTACACAAGATTAAAAGCAAAGGCTGAGATGGCTTACAGGAGGAAGTTCTGGAGGAACATGATGACAGCTGCATTGACTCATGAGGAATGGTCTCACGCCGCCAAGATGCTTGATAAAGAGACTCCGAAGATGAACGAGACCGATCTTTTCGATGTGGAGCTCGTGAGGAACAAGCTCGAGGAGCTTAGGCATAGACGTCACGAGAATTCTCTGAGAGACATTATCTTCTGCATGAGAGCTGACCTTGTGAGAAACCTCGGTAACATGTGTAACCCTGAGCTTCACAAAGGAAGGCTTCAAGTTCCGAAACTCATCAAAGAGTATATCGACGAGGTCTCTACGCAGCTTAGGATGGTTTGTGATACGGACACTGAAGAGCTTTCTCTCGAGGAGAAACTATCTTTCATGCACGAGACGAGGCACGCGTTTGGAAGAACGGCTCTGCTTCTAAGCGGAGGAGCTTCTCTCGGTGCGTTCCATCTCGGTGTGGTTAAGACCCTTGTGGAACACAAGCTGTTGCCGAGGATTATAGCCGGTTCAAGCGTGGGTTCTGTGATGTGTGCGGTCGTGGGGACAAGGTCGTGGCCTGAGTTACAAAGCTTCTTTGAAGGCTCGTGGCACGCGTTGCAGTTCTTTGACCAGATGGGAGGGATCTTCACTATTGCGAAACGTGTTATGACTCAAGGTGCGGTTCATGAGATCAGACATTTGCAATGGAAGCTGAGGAACCTCACCAACAATCTCACGTTCCAAGAGGCTTACGACATGACAGGACGGATTCTTGGGATAACGGTTTGTTCCCCGAGGAAGCACGAGCCGCCTAGATGCCTTAACTATCTGACTTCTCCTCATGTCGTGATATGGAGTGCAGTGACTGCATCTTGTGCATTTCCAGGTCTTTTTGAGGCTCAGGAACTCATGGCTAAAGACAGAACTGGTGAGATTGTTCCTTATCACCCAATATTTAATCCTGAAGAGACCTCAGGAGCGTCGGTTAGGCGATGGAGAGACGGTAGTTTGGAGATGGACTTACCGATGATACAACTCAAAGAGCTTTTTAATGTTAATCATTTCATTGTGAGTCAAGCTAACCCTCACATCGCACCTTTCTTGAGGATGAAGGAGTTTGTGAGAGCTTGCGGAGGCAGATTTGCAGCAAAG CTTGCTCAACTTATGGAGATGGAAGTGAAGCATAGATGTAATCAAGTACTAGAGCTCGGGTTGCCTCTGAGAGAAGTCGCTAAGCTGTTTGCTCAAGAGTGGGAAGGAGATGTCACAATCGTCATGCCCGCCACTATTGCTCAG TACTTGAAGATCATACAGAACCCATCCAACGTAGAGATTCAAAAGGCAGCAAACCAAGGAAGGAGATGCACCTGGGAGAAGCTCGCCGTCATCAAAGCAAACTTCGGCATCGAACTCGCCCTCGACGAGTGCGTCGCCGTCCTCAACCACATGCGCCGCATCAAACGCACCGCACGAAGAGCAGCAGCCGCCGCATCCACCTCCGTCTCCGTCTCATCCTCCTCCCAACATCCTCTACCCGTAGGACCCACCAGATTCAGCGCCTCCAGAAGAATCCCTTCCTGGAACTGCATCGCGCGCGAGAACTCAGCCGGATCCGTCGACGACGACGTCCTCGCCGAAGCGGCGTTGCTCTACCAGCAACTCGTTGTCCACCGAGGCGGTAACTGCAACAGCTCGCACGACGGAGATTCGCCGGAGGCTGGAGACTGGACTAGATCTGGCGGACCGTTGGAGAGGACGACGTCTGCTCAGATGTTCATGGATTACGTTCAGAATCTCGACGGTGCTGATCCGGGCGTCGATTTGAACGGGGACGCTTCTTCGAGGAGCATCACGGTGGCGGAAGGGGATTATCTGCAGACGGGGAGGACGCATAATGGATTCGTGTTGAATCTCGTTAGAGGAGAGAGTTTGAGGAGGAATAATCAAGATGTGGAGGATAGGCAAAACGTTGATGAAGCTCCCGAGTGCGTTCAGCTTGATTCTCCGGAGAAGGATATCCATAGAGGTAGCTCGGCTTCGGAAGAAGGAGACGCGGAGGTAGAGTCAGAGACGGTGGTGGATACGAATCTAAGCCACCACGAGTAA